A genomic window from Camelus ferus isolate YT-003-E chromosome X, BCGSAC_Cfer_1.0, whole genome shotgun sequence includes:
- the AMER1 gene encoding APC membrane recruitment protein 1, which yields METRKDKAAQAKGAAVSVDTQDQGAEKGAKNKAAEATEELASETPSSGPGRLKKTALKLFGGKKGICTLPSLFGGGRSKSSGKGSSKKGISKSKTYDGLSEAVDGPEDIVSEGTGIPLPLPESSCRLPSSQSAHGALETGSRHKMSVAGATEKAGAEKAPFVPKPKKGLKGFFSSIRRHRKSKVSIAEQSDPGAKEPEEARARPHERVDSALLPHTEETLQALRKENAKPQDAPGPKVSSVSEPSTLAPEKTSCKDPENTIEACASALLQPKSAPEASGPEEPHSPETGEKVETGEANPPNAPVGDQLSLLFGDVTSLKSFDSLTGCGDIIAEQDMDSMTDSMASGGQRANRDGTKRSSCLVTYQGGGEEMALPDDDDEEEEEEEEVELEEEEEEVKEEDDDLEYLWASTQMYPRSNMNPSYHPTTSPGHHSYMLLDPVRSYPGLAPGDLLTPQSDQQESAPNSDEGYYDSTTPGLEDDSGEALGLIHRDCLPRDSYSGDALYEFFEPDDSLENSPPGDDCLYDLHGHNSEIFDPFLNFEHFSSSRPPGAMETEEERLVTIQKQLLYWELRREQLEAREAREARTWEAHTREARTQETHTREANAREAHTREAHVREARTREAYAREAQAQEVRAQEAQIRGVQARQEKPIMEYQMRPLGPSVMGLVEGASGASQTSHRGTTSAFPATASSEPDWRDFRPLEKRFEGTCSKKDQSTCLMQLFQSDAMFEPDMQEANFGGSPRRAYPTYSPPEEPEEEELENEGNATVSFSQALVEFTSNGNLFSSMSCSSDSDSSFTQNLPELPPMVTFDIADVERDGEGKCEENPEFHNDEDLAASLEAFELGYYQKHAFNNYRSRFYQGLPWGVSSLPRYLGLPGMHPRPPPAAMALNRRSRSLDTAETLELQLSSSHLAQGYMESDELPAQQEDSGEEEEEEEWGRDSPLSLYTEPPGTYDWPAWAPCPLPVGPGPAWISPSQLDGPSSQSPYGQTACCISPIAVSMLLSVSGPESRAPGESRPQLARPSHLPLPMGPCYNLQPKVSQGVRARPRDVPLPVDEPSCSSSPGGFSPSPLPQAKPVGITHGIPQLPRVRPEPPESQPIHYGASSLDLSKERAKQGASLPTSYSSTVMNGNLAE from the coding sequence ATGGAGACCCGAAAGGATAAAGCTGCTCAGGCCAAGGGAGCAGCAGTCTCTGTGGACACTCAGGAccaaggggcagagaaaggagcCAAGAACAAGGCAGCTGAGGCGACAGAAGAGCTAGCATCAGAGACACCCTCATCTGGCCCAGGTAGGCTGAAAAAAACTGCTCTGAAGCTCTTTGGTGGCAAGAAAGGCATTTGTACCCTGCCTAGTTTATTTGGAGGGGGACGAAGCAAAAGTTCTGGGAAAGGCAGCTCTAAGAAAGGTATTAGCAAGAGCAAGACCTACGATGGCCTGAGTGAAGCAGTTGATGGCCCTGAGGACATTGTCAGTGAAGGAACTGGCATCCCCTTACCTTTGCCTGAGTCATCCTGCCGACTTCCTAGCTCCCAGAGTGCCCATGGGGCTTTGGAGACAGGCTCTAGACACAAGATGTCTGTGGCTGGAGCCACAGAGAAAGCTGGGGCTGAGAAGGCTCCCTTTGTGCCCAAGCCAAAAAAAGGCCTGAAAGGTTTTTTCAGCAGTATCCGCCGTCACCGGAAGAGCAAGGTCTCTATAGCTGAGCAAAGTGATCCAGGGGCCAAAGAGCCTGAGGAGGCCAGAGCCAGGCCTCATGAGCGTGTGGACTCAGCCCTTCTGCCCCACACAGAGGAGACCCTCCAAGCcctaagaaaggaaaatgccaagCCCCAAGATGCCCCTGGACCAAAAGTTTCTTCAGTATCAGAGCCTTCTACACTAGCCCCTGAGAAGACATCCTGTAAAGATCCAGAAAATACTATAGAAGCCTGTGCCTCAGCACTCCTGCAGCCCAAATCTGCCCCTGAAGCCAGTGGCCCGGAGGAGCCCCATAGCCCAGAAACAGGGGAGAAGGTGGAGACAGGAGAGGCAAATCCACCAAATGCCCCTGTGGGTGACCAGCTGAGCCTCCTCTTTGGGGATGTCACATCCTTGAAAAGTTTTGACTCACTGACAGGTTGTGGTGATATCATAGCAGAGCAGGACATGGATAGTATGACAGACAGCATGGCCTCCGGAGGCCAGAGGGCCAACCGAGATGGGACCAAGCGAAGTTCCTGCCTGGTGACCTACCAAGGAGGGGGCGAGGAGATGGCCTTgcctgatgatgatgatgaggaagaagaggaggaagaggaggtggaattagaggaggaagaagaggaagtcaAGGAAGAAGATGATGACTTAGAATATTTGTGGGCCAGTACCCAGATGTACCCAAGGTCCAATATGAATCCAAGCTACCATCCCACCACATCCCCAGGCCACCACAGCTATATGCTTCTTGACCCAGTTAGGTCTTATCCTGGCCTAGCCCCTGGGGACCTTTTGACTCCTCAGAGTGACCAGCAAGAGTCTGCCCCCAATAGTGATGAGGGTTATTATGACTCCACCACGCCTGGACTTGAGGATGATTCAGGTGAGGCCCTGGGGCTTATACACAGGGATTGCTTGCCCCGGGACAGCTATAGTGGAGATGCCCTGTATGAGTTCTTTGAGCCAGATGATAGTCTTGAGAACTCCCCACCTGGAGATGACTGCCTTTATGACCTCCATGGTCATAACTCTGAGATATTTGACCCGTTCTTGAACTTTGAGCACTTTTCTTCCTCTCGGCCACCTGGGGCAATGGAGACTGAGGAAGAAAGGCTAGTGACCATCCAGAAACAGTTGCTGTATTGGGAGCTTCGGCGGGAGCAGCTTGAGGCCCGAGAAGCCCGGGAGGCACGTACTTGGGAGGCTCATACGAGAGAGGCCCGTACCCAAGAAACTCACACCAGGGAGGCCAATGCTCGAGAGGCCCACACCCGGGAAGCCCATGTCAGAGAGGCCCGAACTCGAGAGGCCTATGCCAGGGAGGCCCAGGCCCAAGAGGTTCGTGCTCAAGAGGCTCAAATCCGAGGGGTACAGGCCCGGCAGGAGAAGCCCATCATGGAGTATCAGATGAGGCCTTTAGGCCCATCAGTGATGGGGCTGGTGGAAGGGGCATCAGGAGCCTCTCAGACTTCCCACAGAGGAACCACCTCAGCTTTTCCTGCTACTGCAAGCAGCGAACCAGACTGGAGGGACTTCCGTCCTTTGGAGAAGCGTTTTGAGGGAACCTGCTCCAAGAAAGATCAAAGCACCTGCCTAATGCAGCTCTTCCAGAGTGATGCAATGTTTGAGCCAGACATGCAAGAAGCAAATTTTGGAGGATCTCCCAGGAGGGCCTACCCTACTTATTCACCCCCTGAGGAGCCAGAAGAAGAGGAACTTGAAAATGAAGGGAATGCCACTGTGAGTTTTTCTCAGGCCCTTGTGGAGTTCACCAGCAATGGTAACTTATTCTCTAGCATGTCCTGCAGCTCTGACTCTGACTCATCCTTCACTCAAAACCTCCCTGAGCTGCCCCCCATGGTGACCTTTGACATCGCTGATGTGGAACGGGATGGGGAAGGCAAGTGTGAAGAAAATCCTGAGTTCCACAATGATGAAGACCTTGCAGCCTCCTTGGAAGCTTTTGAGCTAGGCTACTACCAGAAACATGCCTTCAACAACTACCGCAGCCGATTCTACCAGGGCCTACCCTGGGGTGTGAGCAGTCTCCCTCGATATTTGGGACTGCCTGGCATGCACCCTCGACCTCCACCTGCTGCCATGGCCCTCAACAGACGGAGCCGCTCCCTTGACACTGCAGAGACCCTGGAGCTGCAGCTCTCCAGTTCTCACCTGGCCCAGGGCTATATGGAGTCTGATGAGCTTCCTGCTCAGCAAGAAGACTCaggtgaagaagaggaggaggaggaatggggcCGAGACAGTCCCCTGTCCCTCTATACTGAACCTCCAGGGACCTACGACTGGCCTGCCTGGGCTCCCTGTCCTCTCCCAGtggggccaggccctgcctggaTAAGTCCCAGCCAGTTGGATGGGCCTTCCAGCCAGTCACCATATGGGCAGACAGCCTGTTGCATATCTCCCATCGCCGTGTCAATGTTGCTGTCGGTATCAGGGCCAGAGTCAAGGGCACCTGGAGAATCCAGGCCTCAGCTAGCTCGACCTTCACACCTACCCCTGCCCATGGGCCCTTGTTATAACCTTCAGCCAAAGGTCTCCCAGGGTGTGAGGGCCAGGCCTAGAGATGTGCCGCTGCCTGTTGACGAGCCCAGTTGCTCCTCCAGTCCTGGAGGCttcagccccagccctctgccccaggccaAGCCTGTGGGCATTACCCATGGCATTCCTCAGCTGCCCAGGGTCCGGCCTGAGCCCCCAGAGTCTCAGCCCATTCACTATGGGGCTTCTAGCCTTGATCTGTCAAAGGAGAGGGCCAAGCAAGGTGCCTCTCTCCCTACCAGCTATTCCTCCACTGTCATGAATGGGAACCTAGCTGAGTAG